TTTTGATTTCTATTCCGCCAAATAAGATAACCAGAAACCCAAATAACCGCTTGCCAAATCATGGAGCCAAGATCTGACATTGTGATACTCGAAGTTCCCCAGAATAACTCAATAATACTTAACGATGATGATAGATTTATTCCCCACCAATCAAAAACTTTGCACCAAACATCAAAAGCAAATTTACAAAACATAAGTGCATGATCCACCGACTCCACATCGTCATTGCAAAGGGGGTAACGAGTGGAGTGAAGGTCGATACCACGATGATCCAACTCCGTTAGTGACGGTAATCTCTTTTTCCTAGCTCTCCAAACGAAAACTTCAACTTTTTTAGGCACTAGATTATTGCGCAAAGTTTCAAGGACATTAGTACCTGCACTCAAGAGTTTATCATCAATAATTACCGAAAGATTTTTAACCGCAAACACTCCATTATTAGCCAAACTCCATTTCCACGAGTCGACATCAGTGGGCTTGAGACAAACCGAAGAGATCAGCATGTTCAGCTCCTCTAATTCCCCAATAGCTCGTCCCATTGGAGATCTCGACCAACCCCAGTTCCCTACACTTTTTTCGCCATCCCACGTAATTCTGTCACATACAGTAGCATCCATGTTGCTCTCTAACCGCATCAGCCTTCCAAAT
This window of the Rutidosis leptorrhynchoides isolate AG116_Rl617_1_P2 chromosome 7, CSIRO_AGI_Rlap_v1, whole genome shotgun sequence genome carries:
- the LOC139860441 gene encoding uncharacterized protein; translation: MRLESNMDATVCDRITWDGEKSVGNWGWSRSPMGRAIGELEELNMLISSVCLKPTDVDSWKWSLANNGVFAVKNLSVIIDDKLLSAGTNVLETLRNNLVPKKVEVFVWRARKKRLPSLTELDHRGIDLHSTRYPLCNDDVESVDHALMFCKFAFDVWCKVFDWWGINLSSSLSIIELFWGTSSITMSDLGSMIWQAVIWVSGYLIWRNRNQKVFNNKCWSPPVALCEIQVKTYEWIAKRCKAKDIDWHNWFHNPIVFVS